The Rhizobium indicum genome has a segment encoding these proteins:
- a CDS encoding ABC transporter substrate-binding protein has translation MLTLSAKLKTASIVAIAVASLSATPVLAEDITLWTLNFDNNAANTALKKVATDFEAANPGTHVEIVQRAVDEHKTALRVAAGSDKGPDIYFSWAGLGLGGEYVKAGLSLPLDKYYAEYKWNDELLPSAAAFADLYPGGKHGVPFTFKGEAVYYNKKLFEQAGIKEEPKTYEEFLAAADKLKAAGIPAFTFGGTVNWHVMRLMDVILETKCGAEKHDALKAMTLDWTKEPCATESFAEFAKWTKDYTLQPFMGIDNKQSYSLFTAGRAAMMLEGDWLVSQLDGSGANLDDYGIFPFPTNTDRLYGFAEYNYISTKSKSPDVAAKFLDYFLSTKVQQDLLGQLSSTSVNKNVQYANQKPLEAEWLGIFQKYGKVYMNGDQAFPLDVTTEYFRVINDVASGNTEPADAAKQLQSFIASRT, from the coding sequence ATGCTGACCCTTTCTGCGAAATTGAAGACCGCGAGCATCGTTGCGATCGCCGTGGCGTCACTATCGGCCACGCCGGTTCTTGCTGAAGACATCACGCTCTGGACCCTCAACTTCGACAACAATGCCGCCAATACGGCCCTGAAGAAGGTGGCGACGGACTTCGAAGCGGCAAACCCCGGGACGCATGTCGAGATCGTTCAGCGCGCCGTCGACGAGCACAAGACCGCCTTGCGTGTCGCTGCTGGCTCCGACAAGGGACCCGATATTTATTTCAGCTGGGCCGGCCTCGGTCTCGGTGGTGAATATGTGAAGGCCGGTCTGTCCCTACCCCTCGACAAATACTATGCCGAGTATAAGTGGAACGACGAATTGCTGCCCTCGGCAGCGGCTTTTGCCGACCTCTATCCCGGCGGCAAACACGGCGTCCCCTTCACCTTCAAGGGTGAGGCCGTCTATTACAACAAGAAGCTTTTCGAACAGGCCGGCATCAAGGAAGAGCCCAAGACCTACGAGGAATTCCTTGCCGCGGCCGATAAGCTGAAGGCTGCCGGCATCCCTGCCTTCACCTTCGGCGGCACGGTCAACTGGCACGTCATGCGCCTCATGGACGTCATCCTTGAAACGAAGTGCGGTGCTGAGAAACACGATGCACTGAAGGCGATGACGCTGGACTGGACCAAGGAACCCTGTGCGACGGAATCCTTCGCGGAGTTTGCGAAGTGGACGAAGGACTATACGCTGCAGCCGTTCATGGGCATCGACAACAAACAGTCCTATAGCCTCTTCACCGCAGGCCGTGCGGCGATGATGCTCGAAGGCGACTGGCTGGTCAGCCAGCTCGACGGCTCCGGCGCTAATCTCGACGACTACGGCATTTTCCCCTTCCCGACCAACACCGATCGTCTCTACGGTTTCGCCGAGTACAATTACATCAGCACCAAGAGCAAGAGCCCTGACGTAGCGGCGAAGTTCCTCGACTACTTCCTCTCGACGAAAGTCCAGCAGGACCTGCTCGGCCAGCTGAGTTCGACCTCCGTCAACAAGAACGTACAATATGCCAACCAGAAGCCGCTCGAGGCGGAATGGCTGGGGATCTTCCAGAAATACGGCAAAGTGTACATGAACGGCGACCAGGCGTTCCCGCTCGACGTCACGACGGAGTACTTCCGGGTCATCAACGATGTTGCTTCCGGCAACACCGAGCCGGCCGATGCCGCCAAGCAACTGCAGAGCTTCATCGCAAGCCGAACCTGA
- a CDS encoding DUF5060 domain-containing protein yields the protein MSDATVEKWGVFEASFDGPSSDNPYLDVAFDAVFTHKSREVRVPGFYDGDGTYRIRFMPDIEGEWSFLTRSKTAALDGKAGALIATEPLAGNHGPVRVRNKFHFAYADGTPFLSFGTTCYAWTHQPLDMQKQTLETLKKARFNKMRMGVFPKDYPYNVNEPLHASFERGADGKEDFDRPNPASFQHFEKQVAALCELGIEADIIIFHPYDRWGYADMSAEQDFRYVEYLAARLAAYRNVWWSLANEYDFLIDTKPMEQWDRYFHILEENDPYQHLRSIHNGDVTANFDHRKPWVTHTCIQNPDVKRTQEWRDAYGKPVVNDEPEYEGDILQSWGNLNAQELVHRFWITMARGGYAGHGETYSHPEDLIWWAKGGELRGEAWKRIAFLRDLLEADVKHGLEPLGIIGEWPWSRVSGARDGDGDFRLIYFGEHQPVIWSTGLPVDGDYYDVDLIDTWEMTITPVEKVAAPVPHPTRHGSVVRGGKPDAAFGVKIPRKPYQALRVRRKL from the coding sequence ATGTCTGATGCAACAGTCGAAAAATGGGGCGTGTTCGAGGCCTCCTTTGATGGACCCTCCAGCGACAATCCCTATCTCGACGTGGCATTCGATGCCGTGTTCACCCATAAGAGCCGCGAAGTCCGCGTGCCGGGCTTCTATGACGGCGACGGGACCTACCGTATCCGCTTCATGCCGGACATAGAAGGCGAGTGGTCGTTTCTGACCCGCTCCAAGACTGCCGCACTCGACGGCAAGGCCGGCGCATTGATCGCGACCGAGCCCTTGGCCGGCAATCACGGCCCGGTGCGCGTGCGCAACAAATTCCACTTCGCCTATGCCGACGGAACCCCGTTCCTGTCCTTCGGAACGACCTGCTACGCTTGGACGCACCAGCCGCTCGACATGCAGAAGCAGACCCTCGAAACCCTCAAGAAAGCCCGTTTCAACAAGATGCGGATGGGCGTGTTTCCGAAGGACTATCCCTACAACGTCAACGAGCCGCTGCACGCCTCCTTCGAACGCGGAGCGGACGGGAAGGAAGACTTCGATCGTCCGAACCCCGCCTCGTTCCAGCACTTCGAGAAGCAGGTCGCAGCCCTCTGCGAATTGGGGATCGAAGCGGATATTATCATTTTCCACCCCTATGACCGGTGGGGTTATGCCGACATGTCGGCCGAACAGGATTTTCGCTATGTCGAATATCTGGCCGCTCGTCTCGCCGCCTACCGGAACGTCTGGTGGTCGCTTGCCAATGAATATGATTTCCTCATCGATACAAAGCCGATGGAGCAGTGGGATCGCTACTTCCACATCCTGGAAGAGAACGACCCCTACCAGCACCTGCGCTCCATCCATAATGGCGACGTGACGGCGAATTTCGATCATCGCAAGCCGTGGGTGACGCACACCTGCATTCAAAACCCTGACGTCAAGCGGACGCAGGAATGGCGCGATGCCTACGGCAAGCCTGTCGTCAACGACGAGCCCGAATATGAGGGCGACATCCTGCAGTCATGGGGCAACCTCAATGCGCAGGAGCTCGTGCATCGCTTCTGGATCACCATGGCGCGCGGCGGCTATGCCGGGCATGGCGAAACCTATTCTCATCCCGAGGACCTGATTTGGTGGGCCAAAGGCGGGGAACTGCGCGGCGAAGCGTGGAAGCGCATCGCCTTCCTCCGCGACCTTCTGGAAGCCGATGTCAAGCACGGCCTCGAGCCGCTGGGCATCATCGGCGAATGGCCCTGGTCTCGCGTGTCGGGCGCGCGCGACGGCGACGGCGATTTCCGCCTGATCTATTTCGGCGAGCATCAGCCGGTGATCTGGTCCACGGGCCTGCCCGTGGACGGTGACTATTATGATGTCGATCTCATCGACACATGGGAGATGACGATCACGCCGGTGGAGAAGGTGGCGGCTCCCGTTCCGCATCCGACGCGCCATGGCTCGGTCGTGCGCGGCGGCAAGCCGGACGCTGCCTTCGGCGTGAAAATTCCGCGCAAGCCGTACCAGGCGCTGCGCGTGCGCAGGAAGCTCTAG
- a CDS encoding protein-L-isoaspartate O-methyltransferase family protein — MPGDLPMPTAMFTADELAVIRRAYAHQVAATAATTNPRIEAAFATVPREKFLGAPPWQIANLGGGYRPLTSSDLVLAYQDVLFALQSEKGVNNGSPSLHARLLAELDIQIGDRITHIGAGTGYYSAILSELVGASGHVYAVEMDPDLAAHAQTALADRANVSVINADGSQWPQQEMDAIYVNFAVARPAEPWIERLRPGGRLVLPLGVPRLDRPPKGGRHASHGAALRIERGESGFAARWIGAAYFVCANGGLSIDDNEIEALTAAFRRGGIEFVKSLLWKTEPRIGRCWYIGDQWALCYDDV; from the coding sequence ATGCCCGGAGATTTGCCCATGCCGACTGCGATGTTTACGGCCGACGAACTGGCGGTGATCCGCCGCGCTTACGCCCATCAGGTGGCGGCAACCGCGGCAACGACGAACCCGCGGATCGAAGCTGCCTTTGCCACCGTCCCGCGCGAAAAATTTCTCGGTGCTCCGCCATGGCAGATCGCCAATCTGGGCGGCGGGTATCGCCCCCTCACCTCCTCCGACTTGGTTCTGGCCTATCAGGACGTGCTATTCGCGCTGCAGTCCGAGAAGGGTGTCAACAATGGTAGTCCCTCGCTGCATGCCCGACTCCTGGCGGAGCTGGACATACAAATCGGCGATCGCATAACCCATATCGGTGCCGGCACCGGCTATTACAGCGCCATTCTTTCAGAGCTTGTCGGCGCTTCCGGTCATGTCTACGCCGTCGAGATGGATCCCGATCTGGCTGCGCACGCTCAAACAGCGCTTGCCGATCGGGCCAATGTCAGCGTCATTAACGCCGACGGCAGCCAATGGCCGCAGCAAGAGATGGATGCGATCTATGTGAATTTCGCCGTCGCGCGGCCCGCGGAACCCTGGATCGAAAGGCTTCGGCCTGGAGGGCGCCTCGTGCTGCCACTCGGCGTACCGCGCCTGGACCGACCGCCAAAGGGCGGCCGTCATGCATCCCACGGTGCTGCACTTCGGATTGAGCGCGGCGAGAGTGGATTTGCGGCGCGTTGGATCGGCGCGGCCTACTTCGTCTGCGCCAATGGTGGATTGTCGATCGACGACAACGAGATCGAGGCGCTGACAGCCGCATTCAGGCGCGGCGGCATCGAGTTCGTCAAAAGCCTGCTCTGGAAAACGGAACCGCGGATAGGACGCTGCTGGTATATCGGCGATCAATGGGCGCTCTGCTATGATGACGTCTGA
- a CDS encoding ABC transporter ATP-binding protein, with protein sequence MSGLSIRNVKKSFGPVDIIHGVDVEIADGEFTILVGPSGCGKSTLLRMIAGLEDITAGQISIDGRVVNNLQPKDRDIAMVFQNYALYPQMTVSQNMGFALELAGAKRPEIEQKVGEAAAILGLQPLLDRKPAQLSGGQRQRVAMGRAIVRDPKVFLFDEPLSNLDAKLRVKMRAEIKALHQRLKTTIVYVTHDQIEAMTMADKIVVLHGGRVEQIGSPLELYDRPRNMFVAGFLGSPAMNFLEGTLEGAGKPALSLPGGSRVALSRAPANSANRPLTLGIRPEDITFGGENGVDAVVKVVEPTGSETHVAVELEGRELTWVVRERVELVPEQPVKLSFETAKVHFFDRQTQQRLNA encoded by the coding sequence ATGTCTGGCTTGAGCATCAGAAACGTCAAGAAATCCTTCGGCCCGGTCGATATCATTCATGGTGTCGACGTCGAGATCGCCGACGGTGAATTCACCATTCTCGTCGGCCCCTCCGGCTGCGGCAAGTCGACATTGCTGCGCATGATTGCCGGGCTCGAGGATATCACCGCCGGTCAAATCAGCATTGACGGCCGGGTCGTGAACAATCTGCAGCCGAAGGATCGCGATATCGCGATGGTCTTCCAGAACTATGCGTTGTACCCGCAGATGACGGTCTCCCAGAACATGGGATTTGCGCTCGAGCTCGCCGGGGCCAAGCGGCCGGAAATAGAACAGAAGGTCGGTGAGGCTGCGGCAATTCTCGGATTGCAGCCGCTTCTCGATCGAAAGCCGGCTCAGCTGTCGGGCGGACAGCGACAGCGCGTCGCCATGGGCCGGGCCATCGTTCGCGATCCGAAAGTCTTTCTCTTCGACGAGCCGCTCTCCAATCTGGATGCGAAACTGCGCGTGAAGATGAGAGCGGAGATCAAGGCTCTGCACCAGCGCCTGAAGACCACGATCGTTTACGTCACCCACGACCAGATCGAGGCCATGACCATGGCTGACAAGATCGTCGTGCTCCACGGCGGTCGCGTCGAACAGATCGGCAGTCCGCTCGAGCTCTACGACCGACCGCGCAATATGTTTGTCGCCGGCTTCCTCGGTTCCCCCGCGATGAACTTTCTCGAGGGAACTCTTGAGGGCGCAGGCAAGCCGGCATTGTCGCTGCCGGGTGGGTCACGCGTAGCGCTTTCGCGGGCTCCAGCCAATTCCGCCAACAGACCGCTGACGCTGGGTATCCGTCCCGAAGACATCACCTTCGGTGGCGAAAACGGTGTGGATGCCGTGGTCAAGGTGGTCGAACCCACGGGATCGGAAACCCATGTCGCCGTGGAACTCGAAGGCAGGGAGCTGACATGGGTCGTTCGCGAACGTGTCGAGCTGGTGCCGGAACAGCCGGTAAAGCTTTCTTTCGAAACGGCCAAGGTTCACTTCTTCGATCGGCAGACGCAGCAGCGCCTGAACGCCTGA
- a CDS encoding GNAT family N-acetyltransferase, which yields MHIRRALSADAEELSSLLNEIILAGGTTALETPLSAAEFADWFIDGEFPLTCHVAEHDQSLVGFQSLSLYGDPPKGVADIATFARLNPRTPGVGSALFPATRAAAEEFGLEFINATIRADNVSGLGYYTKMGFETYDRLVQVPLQDGTPVDRIKKRFRVDARHHTMPDA from the coding sequence ATGCACATTCGAAGAGCCCTCTCCGCCGACGCGGAGGAGCTGAGCAGTCTTTTGAACGAAATCATCCTTGCCGGCGGAACCACCGCACTCGAGACGCCGCTTTCGGCTGCCGAGTTCGCGGACTGGTTCATCGACGGCGAGTTTCCTCTTACCTGCCATGTTGCAGAGCACGATCAGTCGCTCGTCGGCTTTCAATCGCTCAGCTTATACGGCGACCCGCCGAAAGGCGTTGCCGACATCGCGACCTTTGCCCGCTTGAACCCAAGAACCCCAGGCGTCGGCAGCGCTCTCTTCCCCGCAACCCGAGCCGCAGCGGAGGAGTTCGGGCTCGAATTCATCAATGCGACCATTCGGGCCGACAATGTCAGCGGCCTTGGCTATTACACAAAGATGGGCTTCGAGACCTATGACCGGCTGGTCCAGGTTCCGCTTCAAGATGGAACGCCCGTCGACAGGATCAAGAAGCGTTTCAGAGTGGACGCCAGGCACCACACGATGCCCGACGCCTGA
- a CDS encoding carbohydrate ABC transporter permease, which produces MSLRQSTHDPRVQALILLVPALAIYAVFALYPMLNVVILSFQKWNGLDPNRQFVGIANYQAIFTRDPVFWVAFRNTVIWTLMSLIFPPMVGLLLALSLNQKIFGRNGLRAIFYLPVIIAPIAVATMWKWMYDPFFGLFSQLLTSWGMQGWINDWLGNRDIALYSVFVAYLWQTVGFSMVLFLAGLQNVSQTLVEAARIDGAGRWAVFKHVTLPALRPTITIVLVLSVISSLKAFDIVYGLTGGGPAQSTQMLALWAFTQAMQIFDFGRGAAISVVLLLITMAVVIPYLKWTQKHEEVES; this is translated from the coding sequence ATGTCACTTCGACAATCGACACATGATCCGCGCGTACAAGCGCTCATCCTGCTCGTGCCAGCACTCGCGATTTACGCGGTCTTCGCGCTCTACCCGATGCTCAACGTCGTGATCCTGAGCTTTCAGAAATGGAACGGGCTCGATCCCAATCGACAATTCGTGGGGATTGCGAACTACCAGGCGATTTTCACAAGAGATCCTGTGTTCTGGGTTGCCTTTCGCAACACGGTGATCTGGACCTTGATGAGCCTGATCTTCCCGCCGATGGTCGGACTGCTGCTGGCGCTCAGCCTCAACCAGAAGATATTCGGCCGAAATGGCCTCAGGGCCATCTTCTATCTGCCTGTCATCATCGCGCCGATCGCGGTGGCCACCATGTGGAAGTGGATGTACGATCCGTTCTTCGGCCTTTTCAGCCAGTTGCTCACCTCGTGGGGCATGCAAGGCTGGATCAATGACTGGCTGGGCAACCGGGATATCGCCCTTTATTCGGTCTTCGTCGCCTATCTCTGGCAGACGGTCGGCTTCTCGATGGTCCTGTTCCTGGCGGGCCTGCAGAACGTCTCCCAGACACTCGTCGAGGCCGCCCGCATCGATGGCGCCGGCCGCTGGGCGGTGTTCAAGCATGTGACATTGCCGGCCTTGCGCCCGACGATCACGATCGTTCTCGTTCTTTCCGTTATCTCCTCCTTGAAGGCCTTCGACATCGTCTACGGCCTGACCGGCGGCGGGCCGGCGCAGTCCACTCAGATGCTGGCGCTCTGGGCATTCACGCAGGCGATGCAGATCTTCGATTTCGGACGAGGCGCGGCGATTTCGGTCGTGCTGCTGCTGATCACCATGGCCGTCGTCATTCCCTATCTCAAATGGACCCAGAAGCACGAGGAGGTTGAATCGTGA
- a CDS encoding carbohydrate ABC transporter permease: MTAVPTDQTAVHLQVEPSSMKRDPILIGLWITLVIVALVWVAPFVFIVFTSLKTPAAVTGTGAFVPPTELAFENYSAAWSRGNFANSFFNSVIITVIKVPLGLFLSAMAAYALAKIKLKITKALLLLVVFGTMIPFQVMLAPLFTLVNSLGLIDTYPGVILPYIAFGVPYQVFILHGFFKSIPKELSEAALIDGASHFIIFRRIFLPVCLPVLAALLILDFVSTWNEFAMALVLLQDQHMWTLPLGLMSFQGQFSSNYGQLNAAIVMTVLPATIVYLIFQRYFVSGLTSGAVKG, translated from the coding sequence GTGACAGCAGTACCGACCGACCAGACCGCAGTGCATCTGCAGGTCGAACCATCGTCGATGAAGCGGGATCCGATTCTGATCGGCCTCTGGATCACGCTTGTTATCGTGGCGCTCGTCTGGGTCGCGCCATTCGTCTTCATCGTCTTCACCTCCTTGAAGACGCCGGCGGCGGTGACAGGTACGGGCGCCTTCGTGCCGCCAACCGAGCTCGCTTTCGAAAACTACAGCGCCGCATGGAGCCGCGGCAACTTCGCAAACTCCTTCTTCAACAGCGTCATCATCACCGTCATCAAGGTGCCGCTCGGGCTGTTCCTTTCGGCGATGGCTGCCTATGCCTTGGCCAAGATCAAGCTGAAAATCACCAAGGCCCTGCTGCTGCTTGTGGTGTTCGGCACGATGATCCCCTTCCAGGTGATGCTTGCGCCGCTCTTCACCCTGGTGAATTCACTCGGCCTGATCGACACCTACCCCGGCGTCATCCTTCCCTACATCGCCTTCGGCGTTCCCTATCAGGTTTTCATCCTGCACGGCTTCTTCAAGAGCATCCCCAAGGAGCTGTCGGAAGCAGCGCTGATCGACGGTGCCAGCCACTTCATCATCTTCAGACGGATCTTTCTGCCGGTGTGCCTGCCCGTGCTCGCCGCACTGCTCATCCTCGACTTCGTCTCCACCTGGAACGAATTCGCCATGGCGCTGGTGCTGCTCCAGGATCAGCACATGTGGACCTTGCCGCTCGGCCTGATGTCGTTTCAGGGGCAGTTCTCGAGCAATTACGGCCAGCTCAATGCGGCCATCGTGATGACCGTCCTGCCGGCGACGATCGTCTATCTCATCTTCCAGCGTTATTTCGTCTCTGGCCTGACCTCCGGCGCCGTCAAAGGCTAG
- the dhaL gene encoding dihydroxyacetone kinase subunit DhaL, whose amino-acid sequence MTFTTEDLQRLFAGIAEDIAAERDHLCELDGAIGDGDHGLAMDAGCQAAAKAVGELDAGIAPTTAFNVAAKAFLNAVGASSGPLYATAFMRAGAAAKDKQTLSDDDFLSVFAAMAQGIQERGKAEPGEKTMVDAWKPAADAALDARQSGKPLPQCFETAERAARAGCEATSSMTAAKGRASRLGDRVIGHIDPGAASAVIIIAAMAKFAQHHDG is encoded by the coding sequence ATGACGTTTACCACCGAAGACCTGCAGCGTTTGTTTGCCGGGATTGCCGAGGATATCGCGGCGGAACGAGATCATCTTTGCGAGCTGGACGGTGCCATCGGCGATGGAGATCACGGCCTTGCCATGGATGCAGGCTGCCAGGCCGCGGCGAAGGCGGTCGGCGAACTTGACGCCGGAATTGCCCCAACAACCGCATTCAACGTCGCGGCTAAGGCATTCCTGAATGCGGTCGGCGCTTCGTCCGGCCCGCTCTACGCCACGGCCTTCATGCGCGCCGGAGCAGCCGCCAAAGACAAGCAGACATTGAGCGATGACGACTTCCTCAGCGTCTTTGCGGCAATGGCGCAGGGAATCCAGGAACGCGGAAAGGCCGAACCCGGTGAAAAGACGATGGTTGACGCCTGGAAACCCGCGGCTGACGCAGCTCTCGATGCCCGTCAGTCGGGAAAGCCCCTCCCCCAATGCTTCGAGACGGCCGAGCGGGCAGCGCGCGCGGGCTGCGAAGCGACCAGCAGCATGACGGCGGCCAAGGGACGGGCTTCGCGATTGGGGGACCGTGTGATCGGGCACATCGATCCCGGCGCCGCCTCGGCCGTCATCATCATCGCCGCGATGGCCAAATTTGCCCAACATCACGATGGTTAG